In Helianthus annuus cultivar XRQ/B chromosome 9, HanXRQr2.0-SUNRISE, whole genome shotgun sequence, the following are encoded in one genomic region:
- the LOC110877998 gene encoding L-galactose dehydrogenase isoform X1 yields the protein MAELRSLGNTGLKLSSVGFGASPLGSVFGPVSDEEAIATVREAFRLGINFFDTSPYYGGTLSEKVLGKALKAVGVPRNEYIVSTKCGRYKEGFDFSAERVTKSIDESLERLQMDYVDILQCHDIEFGSLDQIVNETIPALQKLKEAGKIRFIGITGLPLGIFSYVLDRVPPGTVDVILSYCHYSINDTTLEDLIPYLKSKGVGVISASPLAMGLLTESGPPEWHPASPKLKAACQTAAAFCKKKGKDISKLALQYSLCNKDISTILVGMKSVEQCWQINLIGPLPSIPARALCLVRLNVAADTELAKGEKDEQTLAEVEEILKPVKNQTWPSGIQQV from the exons ATGGCGGAGCTCCGATCACTCGGAAACACAGGCCTCAAACTCAGCAGCGTCGGGTTCGGTGCATCCCCTCTCGGCAGCGTCTTCGGCCCCGTTTCCGATGAAGAAGCCATTGCCACTGTTCGCGAAGCATTCCGACTCGGCATCAATTTCTTCGACACATCACC GTATTATGGTGGAACTTTGTCTGAGAAAGTACTCGGAAAGGCTCTGAAGGCTGTTGGGGTGCCGAGGAACGAGTACATTGTGTCAACCAAGTGCGGGAGGTATAAAGAGGGCTTCGATTTCAGTGCCGAAAGGGTAACTAAGAGTATTGATGAGAGTTTAGAACGCCTGCAGATGGATTATGTTGATATATTACAGTGTCACGACATTGAATTTGGCTCACTTGATCAG ATTGTAAACGAGACAATTCCCGCCCTCCAGAAGTTGAAGGAAGCGGGGAAGATCAGGTTCATTGGTATAACCGGACTTCCATTGGGAATCTTTAGCTATGTGCTTGATCGCGTGCCACCGGGCACAGTTGATGTAATTCTTTCGTATTGTCATTATAGTATTAACGATACGACACTGGAAGATCTGATCCCGTACCTAAAAAGCAAAGGAGTTGGTGTGATCAGTGCATCCCCATTAGCAATGGGACTTCTCACAGAAAGTGGCCCTCCAGAGTGGCACCCAGCTTCACCCAAacttaag GCTGCATGCCAGACTGCTGCTGCTTTCTGTAAAAAGAAGGGAAAGGATATCTCAAAATTAGCATTGCAATACAGTTTGTGTAATAAAGATATTTCTACCATACTTGTGGGGATGAAATCTGTTGAACAG TGTTGGCAAATCAACCTGATTGGGCCATTACCAAGCATTCCGGCCCGCGCACTCTGCCTG GTGCGGCTTAATGTTGCAGCTGATACAGAACTTGCTAAGGGTGAAAAAGACGAGCAAACGCTAGCTGAGGTTGAAGAAATACTGAAACCGGTGAAGAATCAGACTTGGCCTAGCGGTATTCAACAAGTTTGA
- the LOC110877998 gene encoding L-galactose dehydrogenase isoform X2 → MAELRSLGNTGLKLSSVGFGASPLGSVFGPVSDEEAIATVREAFRLGINFFDTSPYYGGTLSEKVLGKALKAVGVPRNEYIVSTKCGRYKEGFDFSAERVTKSIDESLERLQMDYVDILQCHDIEFGSLDQIVNETIPALQKLKEAGKIRFIGITGLPLGIFSYVLDRVPPGTVDVILSYCHYSINDTTLEDLIPYLKSKGVGVISASPLAMGLLTESGPPEWHPASPKLKAACQTAAAFCKKKGKDISKLALQYSLCNKDISTILVGMKSVEQVRLNVAADTELAKGEKDEQTLAEVEEILKPVKNQTWPSGIQQV, encoded by the exons ATGGCGGAGCTCCGATCACTCGGAAACACAGGCCTCAAACTCAGCAGCGTCGGGTTCGGTGCATCCCCTCTCGGCAGCGTCTTCGGCCCCGTTTCCGATGAAGAAGCCATTGCCACTGTTCGCGAAGCATTCCGACTCGGCATCAATTTCTTCGACACATCACC GTATTATGGTGGAACTTTGTCTGAGAAAGTACTCGGAAAGGCTCTGAAGGCTGTTGGGGTGCCGAGGAACGAGTACATTGTGTCAACCAAGTGCGGGAGGTATAAAGAGGGCTTCGATTTCAGTGCCGAAAGGGTAACTAAGAGTATTGATGAGAGTTTAGAACGCCTGCAGATGGATTATGTTGATATATTACAGTGTCACGACATTGAATTTGGCTCACTTGATCAG ATTGTAAACGAGACAATTCCCGCCCTCCAGAAGTTGAAGGAAGCGGGGAAGATCAGGTTCATTGGTATAACCGGACTTCCATTGGGAATCTTTAGCTATGTGCTTGATCGCGTGCCACCGGGCACAGTTGATGTAATTCTTTCGTATTGTCATTATAGTATTAACGATACGACACTGGAAGATCTGATCCCGTACCTAAAAAGCAAAGGAGTTGGTGTGATCAGTGCATCCCCATTAGCAATGGGACTTCTCACAGAAAGTGGCCCTCCAGAGTGGCACCCAGCTTCACCCAAacttaag GCTGCATGCCAGACTGCTGCTGCTTTCTGTAAAAAGAAGGGAAAGGATATCTCAAAATTAGCATTGCAATACAGTTTGTGTAATAAAGATATTTCTACCATACTTGTGGGGATGAAATCTGTTGAACAG GTGCGGCTTAATGTTGCAGCTGATACAGAACTTGCTAAGGGTGAAAAAGACGAGCAAACGCTAGCTGAGGTTGAAGAAATACTGAAACCGGTGAAGAATCAGACTTGGCCTAGCGGTATTCAACAAGTTTGA
- the LOC110877998 gene encoding L-galactose dehydrogenase isoform X3 — MAELRSLGNTGLKLSSVGFGASPLGSVFGPVSDEEAIATVREAFRLGINFFDTSPYYGGTLSEKVLGKALKAVGVPRNEYIVSTKCGRYKEGFDFSAERVTKSIDESLERLQMDYVDILQCHDIEFGSLDQIVNETIPALQKLKEAGKIRFIGITGLPLGIFSYVLDRVPPGTVDVILSYCHYSINDTTLEDLIPYLKSKGVGVISASPLAMGLLTESGPPEWHPASPKLKAACQTAAAFCKKKGKDISKLALQYSLCNKDISTILVGMKSVEQCWQINLIGPLPSIPARALCLV, encoded by the exons ATGGCGGAGCTCCGATCACTCGGAAACACAGGCCTCAAACTCAGCAGCGTCGGGTTCGGTGCATCCCCTCTCGGCAGCGTCTTCGGCCCCGTTTCCGATGAAGAAGCCATTGCCACTGTTCGCGAAGCATTCCGACTCGGCATCAATTTCTTCGACACATCACC GTATTATGGTGGAACTTTGTCTGAGAAAGTACTCGGAAAGGCTCTGAAGGCTGTTGGGGTGCCGAGGAACGAGTACATTGTGTCAACCAAGTGCGGGAGGTATAAAGAGGGCTTCGATTTCAGTGCCGAAAGGGTAACTAAGAGTATTGATGAGAGTTTAGAACGCCTGCAGATGGATTATGTTGATATATTACAGTGTCACGACATTGAATTTGGCTCACTTGATCAG ATTGTAAACGAGACAATTCCCGCCCTCCAGAAGTTGAAGGAAGCGGGGAAGATCAGGTTCATTGGTATAACCGGACTTCCATTGGGAATCTTTAGCTATGTGCTTGATCGCGTGCCACCGGGCACAGTTGATGTAATTCTTTCGTATTGTCATTATAGTATTAACGATACGACACTGGAAGATCTGATCCCGTACCTAAAAAGCAAAGGAGTTGGTGTGATCAGTGCATCCCCATTAGCAATGGGACTTCTCACAGAAAGTGGCCCTCCAGAGTGGCACCCAGCTTCACCCAAacttaag GCTGCATGCCAGACTGCTGCTGCTTTCTGTAAAAAGAAGGGAAAGGATATCTCAAAATTAGCATTGCAATACAGTTTGTGTAATAAAGATATTTCTACCATACTTGTGGGGATGAAATCTGTTGAACAG TGTTGGCAAATCAACCTGATTGGGCCATTACCAAGCATTCCGGCCCGCGCACTCTGCCTGGTCTAG